The following coding sequences lie in one Xyrauchen texanus isolate HMW12.3.18 chromosome 25, RBS_HiC_50CHRs, whole genome shotgun sequence genomic window:
- the armc1l gene encoding armadillo repeat containing 1, like, whose protein sequence is MMDTLSVVSQLRDLASEPQNRQAIVQDQGCLPGLVLFLDHKDPKVLFATLQVHSGFYNYHFSGHGLNHWSLTDYFNAPFMRQACQNPEQQRRMNKPQFFINRTNKKAKSVTLHIQGSDGADQRCVCEEALLKVKGVISFTFQMAMKRYTVRIRADLPTSLATAIAATKVLSVQQVVKNDSGEEVGLAVALGLKFYLYYGSSFHPTLHLWRNDRRDYLPEDESPEKELDRAVSRTGAKPDTNGIWLNTASSFLTKTFYW, encoded by the exons ATGATGGACACCTTGTCAGTAGTCTCACAACTGCGGGACTTGGCATCAGAACCACAGAATCGGCAGGCTATTGTTCAGGATCAGGGCTGCCTTCCAGGTCTAGTGCTGTTCCTAGACCACAAAGACCCCAAAGTGCTCTTTGCCACTCTCCAGGTACACTCCGGATTCTACAACT ATCACTTCAGcgggcatggattaaaccactggagtcttacggattaTTTTAATGCTCCCTTTATGAGACAAGCATGTCAGAATCCTGAGCAACAGAGGAGGATGAACAAACCCCAGTTCTTTATCAACAGgacaaacaagaaagcaaaaTCGGTTACTCTGCACATACAAGGCTCAGATGGGGCA GATCAGAGATGTGTCTGTGAAGAGGCACTTTTGAAGGTGAAAGGTGTGATCAGCTTCACATTTCAGATGGCTATGAAGAGATACACTGTTCGCATCCGTGCAGACCTGCCCACGAG TCTGGCCACTGCCATTGCTGCTACCAAAGTGCTCTCAGTCCAGCAGGTAGTGAAAAATGACAGTGGAGAGGAGGTGGGTTTGGCTGTTGCTCTTGGTTTGAA GTTTTATCTGTACTATGGTTCAAGTTTTCATCCCACTCTGCACCTCTGGCGCAACGATAGAAGAGATTACCTGCCAGAGGACGAGAGTCCTGAGAAAGAGCTGGACCGCGCCGTGTCCCGTACTGGTGCCAAACCGGACACTAATGGAATCTGGCTGAACACAGCATCCAGTTTCCTTACTAAAACCTTCTACTGGTAA
- the mtfr2 gene encoding mitochondrial fission regulator 2, with product MSLLEDIADLLRYVLEYFGVPADMLVPVWDSTLCGQYRSIIRMIGTNLLLSQYPRLQFQIPLQTLSRHGHIDISVDTPVIPTLADVLWLVEDEGDSHTKFRNVIPLRKHCVPQGVEIPSVGSERPISVSVRAQRGGRLLGQGTQPEALQKISALEEELQRLRAQIALIVTTPAGDPATPCSTSPLTPDFTSTPICVPPPPPPPPPAFDSSTEVSVSEVIRQRQAAKREKTAQCEPSAGTAPAVLPSMLEVLRDLNQVKLRSVERSPGGTPVKRRKSKGMACSSDPAALIAEALKRKFAHRLREVSFGKENCSAEPSPFSSPDTPKIFNHTRCSQGRIYL from the exons ATGTCTCTGCTGGAGGACATTGCTGATCTATTGCGATATGTCCTGGAATACTTTGGAGTGCCAGCTGACATG CTGGTTCCAGTATGGGACAGTACCCTGTGTGGGCAATACCGGAGCATAATCCGAATGATTGGGACAAACCTACTTCTCTCTCAGTACCCTAGACTGCAGTTTCAG ATTCCTCTGCAAACACTTAGTAGACATGGCCATATTGACATCTCAGTGGACACTCCAGTTATTCCTACATTAGCTGATGTGTTGTGGCTGGTGGAAGATGAAGGAGACAGTCACACTAAATTCAG GAATGTCATCCCGCTGAGGAAACACTGTGTACCGCAAGGTGTTGAGATTCCCTCAGTGGGGTCTGAACGCCCAATTTCTGTGTCCGTGCGTGCACAGAGAGGAGGCAGGCTGCTGGGGCAGGGCACCCAACCAGAGGCCCTGcagaagatctcagctctggaagAGGAACTCCAAAGACTACGAGCACAGATTGCATTGATAGTCACAACTCCAGCAG GTGATCCCGCCACTCCATGTTCTACTTCTCCTCTAACTCCTGACTTCACTTCTACTCCCATCTGTGTCCCACCCCctccaccaccacctcctcctgCCTTTGACAGTTCCACGGAGGTGTCAGTGTCAGAGGTGATTCGTCAGAGACAGGCAGCGAAAAGAGAAAAGACTGCGCAATGTGAGCCATCTGCGGGTACAGCACCTGCTGTTCTGCCCTCCATGTTAGAGGTTCTGAGAGACCTGAATCAGGTCAAACTGCGTTCTGTGGAGAG GTCTCCAGGTGGAACTCCAGTAAAGAGACGGAAAAGTAAAGGCATGGCATGTTCTTCAGACCCAGCAGCTCTCATCGCTGAAGCACTGAAACGAAAGTTTGCACACAGACTGAGAGAAGTTTCGTTTGGTAAAGAGAACTGCTCGGCTGAACCCTCTCCGTTCAGCAGCCCAGACACACCCAAA ATCTTCAATCACACCAGATGCAGCCAGGGACGCATTTATCTTTGA